In the Streptomyces fradiae ATCC 10745 = DSM 40063 genome, one interval contains:
- a CDS encoding hypervirulence associated TUDOR domain-containing protein: MAKSTGASGEGRPSKGDQPSKGDKVAWRSHGGEAEGVVEKKITKRTKASGRTVDASPDDPQYEVRSEKSGRTAVHKPSALKKRT; encoded by the coding sequence ATGGCGAAGTCGACAGGCGCCTCGGGCGAGGGCAGGCCGTCGAAGGGCGACCAGCCGTCGAAGGGCGACAAGGTCGCCTGGCGCAGCCACGGCGGCGAGGCGGAGGGCGTCGTCGAGAAGAAGATCACCAAGCGGACCAAGGCGTCCGGCCGCACCGTGGACGCCTCCCCGGACGACCCGCAGTACGAGGTGCGCAGCGAGAAGTCGGGCAGGACGGCCGTGCACAAGCCGTCCGCGCTCAAGAAGCGGACGTAG
- a CDS encoding HU family DNA-binding protein: protein MDMTQLAEATAGHLGEGRRLGVEDVQQTLDVLFGTVEYPGTVAEALRRGETVLLGSFGSFHSEGKSAVFRPGKALDEYLRGLVG from the coding sequence ATGGACATGACACAGCTGGCCGAGGCCACCGCCGGTCACCTCGGCGAGGGGCGGCGGCTCGGAGTCGAGGACGTGCAGCAGACGCTCGACGTGCTGTTCGGCACCGTCGAGTATCCCGGAACCGTCGCCGAGGCGCTGCGCCGGGGCGAGACGGTGCTGCTGGGCAGCTTCGGCAGCTTCCACAGCGAGGGCAAGAGCGCCGTCTTCCGCCCCGGCAAGGCGCTCGACGAGTATCTGCGCGGCCTGGTCGGCTGA
- a CDS encoding GNAT family N-acetyltransferase — protein sequence MDRLGESVESMEQLVTVWRRMVLDRDGRADVRDLPGIAVRWADCRFPFWNCLALTEVGADPALVARRLAEAAEIMRAKRLPGFLWVFEDLLDPAALPALDAAAGRAGLAYAFPGTGMAGDLPALPEPRHPDLTFVRVATDEHLRRYADLNSRAYGFAPEQGRDGLDGSALWKETVHAYLGLRGETPVTCAGAVEAEGRLFVALVATDPRWERRGYGEAVTRKALYEAARATGLARATLHATSAGAPVYTRIGLRPNSPVRFYALP from the coding sequence GTGGACCGTCTCGGGGAGTCGGTGGAGTCGATGGAGCAGCTCGTCACCGTCTGGCGGCGCATGGTGCTCGACCGGGACGGGCGCGCCGACGTGCGGGACCTGCCGGGGATCGCCGTGCGCTGGGCCGACTGCCGGTTCCCGTTCTGGAACTGCCTGGCGCTGACCGAGGTCGGGGCGGACCCGGCACTGGTGGCACGGCGGCTGGCCGAGGCGGCGGAGATCATGCGCGCGAAGCGCCTGCCCGGCTTCCTGTGGGTCTTCGAGGACCTCCTCGACCCCGCCGCCCTGCCCGCCCTCGACGCGGCGGCCGGACGCGCCGGTCTCGCGTACGCCTTCCCCGGCACCGGCATGGCCGGCGACCTGCCCGCCCTGCCCGAGCCGCGCCACCCCGACCTCACCTTCGTCCGCGTGGCGACCGACGAGCACCTGCGCCGGTACGCCGACCTGAACTCCCGCGCCTACGGCTTCGCACCGGAGCAGGGCCGCGACGGGCTCGACGGTTCGGCGCTGTGGAAGGAGACCGTCCACGCGTACCTGGGCCTGCGCGGCGAGACCCCGGTGACCTGCGCCGGGGCGGTGGAGGCCGAAGGGCGCCTCTTCGTCGCCCTGGTCGCGACGGACCCCCGATGGGAGCGGCGGGGCTACGGCGAGGCCGTGACCCGCAAGGCGCTGTACGAGGCCGCCCGCGCCACCGGGCTGGCCCGCGCCACCCTGCACGCGACCAGCGCGGGAGCCCCCGTCTACACCCGGATCGGCCTGCGCCCCAACTCACCGGTGCGCTTCTACGCCCTGCCGTAG
- a CDS encoding amidase: protein MTTEATPADLGLVEQARRLREGLTTSTALVRASVERVEATRTTLNAFRCVRADDALAEAAEADRRLAAGERAPLLGVPVAVKDDTDVAGLPTRFGCSGDIAPARADGEAVRRLRAAGAVVVGKTNTCELGQWPFTEGPAFGATRNPWNPGHTPGGSSGGSAAAVAAGLVPAALGSDGAGSIRIPAAWTHLVGIKPQRGRVSVHPYDDCFEGLTVNGPLARTVADAALLLDAAAGPHPRDRHRPPALDASAAARRDPGRLRVALAWRPPFTAAPAPLHPGIRRAVGSLAEALARLGHTVEEARPRYGLIGLGFLPRATAGIAAYADRHPDPALLDPRTRGATRVGHLLGGRALRAARARERHQHRRVGALFASYDVVLTPTTAAPPPRVGAFDGMSGRRTDLAMAAACPYAWPWNVLGWPAVNVPAGFTGGGLPVGAQLLGPSGGEARLISLAAQLEDALRWYEHRPPAPPPRPS, encoded by the coding sequence ATGACCACCGAAGCCACCCCCGCCGACCTCGGACTCGTCGAGCAGGCGCGGCGGTTGAGGGAAGGACTCACCACCTCCACCGCGCTGGTGCGCGCCTCCGTCGAACGCGTCGAGGCGACCCGCACCACCCTCAACGCCTTCCGCTGCGTCCGCGCCGACGACGCCCTCGCCGAGGCCGCGGAGGCCGACCGGCGCCTCGCGGCGGGGGAGCGCGCCCCGCTGCTCGGGGTGCCGGTCGCCGTCAAGGACGACACCGACGTCGCCGGTCTGCCGACCCGCTTCGGCTGCTCCGGCGACATCGCTCCGGCCCGCGCCGACGGGGAGGCCGTCCGCCGCCTGCGCGCCGCCGGGGCCGTCGTCGTCGGCAAGACCAACACCTGCGAGCTGGGCCAGTGGCCGTTCACCGAGGGCCCCGCCTTCGGCGCCACCCGCAACCCGTGGAACCCCGGCCACACGCCGGGCGGTTCCTCCGGCGGTTCCGCCGCGGCCGTCGCCGCCGGACTCGTCCCCGCCGCCCTCGGCTCCGACGGCGCCGGCTCCATCCGCATCCCCGCGGCCTGGACGCACCTGGTCGGCATCAAACCGCAGCGCGGCCGTGTCTCCGTCCATCCGTACGACGACTGCTTCGAGGGCCTGACCGTCAACGGCCCCCTCGCCCGTACCGTCGCCGACGCGGCCCTCCTCCTCGACGCCGCCGCCGGACCGCACCCCCGCGACAGGCACCGGCCGCCCGCCCTGGACGCCTCGGCCGCCGCCCGCCGCGACCCCGGCCGGCTGCGCGTCGCCCTGGCCTGGCGCCCGCCCTTCACCGCGGCACCGGCGCCGCTGCACCCCGGCATACGCCGCGCCGTCGGATCCCTCGCCGAGGCACTCGCCCGGCTGGGCCACACCGTCGAGGAGGCCCGTCCCCGCTACGGGCTCATCGGCCTGGGCTTCCTGCCGCGCGCCACGGCCGGCATCGCCGCGTACGCCGACCGGCACCCCGACCCCGCGCTCCTCGACCCCCGCACCCGGGGCGCGACCCGCGTCGGCCACCTGCTGGGGGGACGGGCCCTGCGCGCCGCCCGCGCCCGCGAACGGCACCAGCACCGCAGGGTCGGCGCGCTCTTCGCCTCGTACGACGTGGTCCTCACGCCCACGACCGCCGCACCGCCCCCGAGGGTCGGCGCCTTCGACGGGATGTCCGGCCGGCGCACCGACCTCGCGATGGCGGCGGCCTGCCCGTACGCCTGGCCGTGGAACGTCCTCGGCTGGCCCGCCGTCAACGTCCCGGCCGGCTTCACCGGCGGCGGGCTGCCCGTCGGGGCGCAGCTGCTCGGCCCGAGCGGTGGGGAGGCCCGGCTCATCTCGCTCGCCGCCCAGCTGGAGGACGCCCTCCGCTGGTACGAGCACCGCCCGCCCGCGCCGCCGCCCCGGCCGTCGTGA
- a CDS encoding inositol monophosphatase family protein encodes MIDELLDDTGFLSAAEDAVRAAAADEVMPRWRQLAAHEVVQKSGPHDLVTTADREAEAHLTRSLTALLPGSVVVGEEGVHADPAVYGAVRGDAPVWIVDPVDGTRQFVHGEPGFCTLVALAHRGELLASWTYAPALGEMAVAVRGAGARLNGAPLRAGAPAPGAVLRVATAHPDYTTPAEKHALAGLAVEGVDPRPCGSAGLAYLAVARGDSDAVAFTWEYAWDHAAGVLLVAEAGGAHRTIGGEPFRVTGGNTLPFTAARDHGTAVRVASLLRHQ; translated from the coding sequence ATGATCGATGAACTGCTGGACGACACCGGGTTCCTCTCCGCCGCCGAGGACGCGGTCCGCGCGGCCGCCGCCGACGAGGTGATGCCGCGCTGGCGGCAGCTCGCCGCGCACGAGGTGGTCCAGAAGTCGGGCCCGCACGACCTGGTCACCACCGCCGACCGGGAGGCCGAGGCGCATCTGACGCGCTCCCTGACGGCGCTGCTGCCCGGCTCCGTCGTCGTCGGCGAGGAGGGCGTCCACGCCGACCCCGCCGTGTACGGCGCGGTGCGCGGCGACGCGCCCGTGTGGATCGTCGACCCGGTCGACGGCACCCGCCAGTTCGTGCACGGCGAGCCGGGCTTCTGCACCCTCGTCGCCCTGGCCCACCGCGGCGAACTGCTGGCGTCCTGGACGTACGCGCCCGCGCTCGGCGAGATGGCCGTCGCCGTACGCGGCGCCGGCGCCCGGCTGAACGGCGCCCCCCTGCGCGCCGGGGCGCCCGCCCCCGGCGCGGTGCTGCGGGTCGCCACCGCGCACCCCGACTACACGACACCGGCCGAGAAGCACGCCCTGGCGGGCCTCGCCGTCGAGGGCGTCGACCCCCGGCCGTGCGGCTCGGCCGGCCTGGCCTACCTCGCGGTGGCGCGCGGCGACTCCGACGCGGTCGCCTTCACCTGGGAGTACGCCTGGGACCACGCGGCCGGCGTGCTCCTCGTCGCCGAGGCGGGCGGCGCCCACCGCACGATCGGCGGGGAGCCGTTCCGCGTCACGGGCGGCAACACGCTGCCGTTCACGGCGGCCAGGGACCACGGGACGGCCGTCCGCGTCGCCTCGCTGCTGCGCCACCAGTGA
- a CDS encoding phytoene desaturase family protein, translated as MPSMLDAVVVGAGPNGLTAAAELARRGLSTAVFEAKGTVGGGARTEELTLPGFRHDPCSAVHPLGVGSPAFRAMPLDRYGLEWLHPPLPMAHPFDDGTAAVLSRSVAETAASFGPRDAGAYRRLVAPYTGRWDTLARDFMSLPLTAPPRDPLTLARFGVAGLPPSTWLMRRFRDDRARALFAGLVAHVIAPLGGLATGAIGLVFALAAHAHGWPLPRGGSQSISDALAAYLKDLGGAVHTDYEVKRLDDLPPARAYVFDTSPTALARIAGLGGFYDGYRYGASVFKIDYALDGPVPWTAEEPRRAGTVQVGPSTREIGTALRQASGGTAPDTPFLITAQPSVVDPGRAPEGKHVFWAYGHVPNGWQGDLTEAIERQIERFAPGFRDLVIARATAGPREMAARNANYVGGDIACGAARGLQLVLRPRLTLRPYHTPHPAVFLCSSATPPGPGVHGMSGHNAAKAVWRHLRRTAR; from the coding sequence GTGCCGTCGATGCTCGATGCCGTCGTCGTGGGGGCGGGCCCCAACGGGCTGACCGCCGCCGCCGAGCTGGCCCGCCGCGGCCTCTCCACGGCCGTGTTCGAGGCGAAGGGCACGGTCGGGGGCGGAGCCCGCACGGAGGAGCTGACCCTCCCCGGCTTCCGCCACGACCCGTGCTCCGCCGTGCACCCGCTCGGCGTCGGCTCGCCCGCCTTCCGCGCCATGCCGCTCGACCGGTACGGCCTCGAATGGCTCCACCCGCCGCTGCCCATGGCGCACCCGTTCGACGACGGCACGGCCGCCGTGCTGTCCCGCTCCGTGGCCGAGACGGCGGCCTCCTTCGGGCCGCGCGACGCGGGGGCGTACCGGCGCCTCGTCGCCCCGTACACCGGCCGGTGGGACACGCTCGCCCGCGACTTCATGTCGCTGCCGCTGACCGCGCCGCCCCGCGACCCGCTCACCCTGGCCCGCTTCGGCGTGGCCGGGCTCCCGCCCTCCACCTGGCTGATGCGCCGCTTCCGCGACGACCGCGCCCGCGCCCTCTTCGCCGGGCTCGTCGCCCACGTCATCGCCCCCCTCGGGGGCCTGGCGACCGGGGCCATCGGCCTCGTCTTCGCGCTCGCCGCGCACGCCCACGGCTGGCCCCTGCCGCGCGGCGGCTCCCAGTCCATCTCCGACGCCCTCGCCGCGTACCTGAAGGACCTCGGCGGCGCCGTCCACACCGACTACGAGGTCAAGCGGCTCGACGACCTGCCGCCGGCCCGCGCGTACGTCTTCGACACCTCGCCCACCGCGCTCGCCCGGATCGCGGGGCTCGGCGGCTTCTACGACGGCTACCGGTACGGCGCCTCCGTCTTCAAGATCGACTACGCGCTGGACGGGCCCGTGCCGTGGACCGCCGAGGAGCCGCGCCGCGCCGGCACCGTCCAGGTCGGCCCCTCCACCCGCGAGATCGGCACCGCGCTGCGCCAGGCGTCCGGCGGTACGGCCCCGGACACACCGTTCCTGATCACCGCTCAGCCCAGTGTGGTCGACCCCGGCCGCGCGCCGGAGGGCAAGCACGTCTTCTGGGCGTACGGCCACGTCCCCAACGGCTGGCAGGGCGACCTCACCGAGGCGATCGAGCGTCAGATCGAGCGCTTCGCCCCGGGCTTCCGCGACCTCGTGATCGCCCGCGCGACGGCGGGCCCGCGCGAGATGGCCGCCCGGAACGCCAACTACGTCGGCGGGGACATCGCCTGCGGCGCCGCGCGCGGCCTTCAGCTGGTGCTGCGCCCGCGCCTCACCCTGCGCCCGTACCACACGCCGCACCCGGCGGTCTTCCTCTGCTCGTCCGCGACCCCGCCCGGACCCGGTGTCCACGGCATGTCGGGCCACAACGCCGCCAAGGCGGTCTGGCGCCACCTGCGGCGCACCGCCCGCTGA
- a CDS encoding O-acetyl-ADP-ribose deacetylase yields MTEPTAVLGDITRRHADAIVNAANSSLLGGGGVDGAIHRAGGPEILAECRSLRASRLGRGLATGQAVATTAGRLPARWVIHTVGPVYGASPDGPALLASCHREALRVADGLGARTVAFPAVSTGVYRWPPDEAARIAVETVRRTETAVEQVVFVLFDERAYEAFAERIEATRP; encoded by the coding sequence ATGACCGAACCGACCGCGGTCCTCGGCGACATCACGCGCCGGCACGCCGACGCGATCGTCAACGCTGCCAACTCCTCCCTCCTCGGAGGCGGGGGAGTCGACGGAGCCATCCACCGCGCCGGCGGCCCGGAGATCCTCGCCGAGTGCCGCTCCCTGCGCGCCTCCCGCCTCGGCCGGGGACTCGCCACCGGCCAGGCCGTCGCCACCACCGCGGGCCGCCTGCCCGCCCGCTGGGTCATCCACACGGTCGGCCCGGTGTACGGGGCGTCCCCCGACGGCCCCGCGCTCCTCGCCTCCTGCCACCGCGAAGCCCTGCGGGTCGCCGACGGACTGGGCGCGCGGACGGTCGCCTTCCCGGCCGTCTCCACGGGGGTCTACCGCTGGCCGCCGGACGAGGCCGCCCGGATCGCGGTGGAGACGGTGCGGCGGACGGAGACCGCGGTCGAGCAGGTCGTGTTCGTCCTCTTCGACGAGCGCGCGTACGAGGCGTTCGCCGAACGGATCGAGGCGACCCGGCCGTGA
- a CDS encoding NAD(P)H-dependent oxidoreductase, with protein sequence MRRILVIDGHPDAGSYCAALAHAYTEGARAGGHEVRLLKVRDLRFDPILHGGFTHPQPLEPDLVEARDAVRWCEHLVIVTPCWWWHVPALLKGFIDRLFLPGVGVDYLERPPYIRKLLKGRSARVVYTQNSPQALAVLAREDLFWRNMRRAFLRHCGFRPVRRTLMAGMRSADRGRRERWLREVRALGMAGR encoded by the coding sequence GTGCGGCGCATTCTCGTCATCGACGGCCATCCGGACGCCGGCAGCTACTGCGCGGCGCTGGCCCACGCCTACACGGAGGGCGCCAGGGCGGGCGGGCACGAGGTGCGGCTGCTGAAGGTCAGGGACCTGCGCTTCGACCCGATCCTCCACGGCGGCTTCACGCACCCCCAGCCGCTGGAGCCCGACCTCGTCGAGGCGCGGGACGCCGTCCGCTGGTGCGAGCACCTCGTGATCGTCACCCCGTGCTGGTGGTGGCACGTCCCGGCGCTGCTGAAGGGCTTCATCGACCGGCTCTTCCTGCCGGGCGTCGGGGTCGACTACCTGGAGCGGCCGCCGTACATCCGCAAGCTCCTGAAGGGGCGCTCGGCGCGGGTGGTCTACACGCAGAACTCCCCGCAGGCCCTGGCCGTCCTGGCACGTGAGGACCTGTTCTGGCGGAACATGCGCCGCGCCTTCCTGCGCCACTGCGGCTTCCGCCCGGTCCGGCGCACCCTCATGGCGGGCATGCGGTCGGCTGACCGCGGGCGGCGGGAACGGTGGCTGCGGGAGGTCCGCGCCCTGGGGATGGCGGGCCGCTGA
- a CDS encoding ArsR/SmtB family transcription factor: MSIAKALPLLEADGHGPAPCCAPLAERPMTAEEAETAAPMFKALGDPVRLRLFSAVASHAGGEACVCDISDVGVSQPTVSHHLKKLKEAGLLTSERRGTWVYYRVEPSVLAAMGRLLAPPPTT; the protein is encoded by the coding sequence ATGTCGATCGCGAAGGCGCTGCCCCTGCTCGAAGCCGACGGCCACGGCCCGGCCCCGTGCTGCGCTCCCCTGGCCGAGCGCCCGATGACCGCCGAGGAGGCCGAGACGGCCGCGCCGATGTTCAAGGCGCTCGGCGACCCGGTGCGGCTCCGCCTCTTCTCGGCCGTGGCCTCCCACGCGGGCGGGGAGGCGTGCGTGTGCGACATCTCCGACGTCGGCGTCTCCCAGCCGACCGTCTCCCACCACCTGAAGAAGCTCAAGGAGGCCGGGCTGCTCACCTCCGAGCGGCGCGGCACCTGGGTCTACTACCGGGTCGAGCCGTCCGTCCTGGCGGCCATGGGCAGGCTGCTGGCGCCGCCGCCCACGACCTGA
- a CDS encoding flavin-containing monooxygenase, whose product MEHVDVAVVGGGQSGLATARALLGRGLRPVVLEASGRAAGSWPRYYDSLTLFSPARYSSLPGMPFPGGDPNRYPHRDEVAAYLAAYAARLDADIRTGHRVTRVRPADGSAREGASGRPGGPLHGGPGRRAGAAGFVVELAGGGALHARAVVAASGTFGHPHRPDLPGLDGFTGTVLHAAEYRRPEPFAGRRVVVVGTGNSAVQIAAELAGVARVTLAGRAPVRFAPQRIAGRDLHFWLRLTGLDTVPLGTLLREPPSQPVFDDGRYRAALAQGAPDLRALFTGADGAEVRWADGGREEVDTILLATGYRPDLPYLSGTPGALDRAGRPRHRGGTALAVPGLAFTGLEWQRSPSSNSLRGVGRDAARVARLLAGRLRSR is encoded by the coding sequence ATGGAGCACGTCGACGTCGCAGTGGTCGGCGGCGGGCAGTCCGGACTCGCCACCGCGCGCGCCCTGCTGGGCCGGGGCCTTCGGCCGGTGGTGCTGGAGGCGTCCGGCCGGGCGGCCGGCTCCTGGCCCCGGTACTACGACAGCCTGACCCTGTTCTCCCCGGCCCGGTACAGCTCCCTGCCCGGCATGCCCTTCCCGGGCGGCGACCCGAACCGCTACCCGCACCGGGACGAGGTCGCCGCCTACCTGGCCGCGTACGCCGCCAGGCTGGACGCGGACATCCGGACCGGCCACCGGGTCACCCGCGTGCGGCCCGCCGACGGCTCCGCGCGCGAAGGCGCCTCGGGGCGGCCGGGCGGCCCCCTCCACGGCGGTCCGGGACGGCGGGCCGGCGCGGCCGGCTTCGTGGTGGAGCTGGCGGGCGGCGGCGCGCTGCACGCTCGGGCCGTGGTCGCGGCGTCCGGCACCTTCGGCCACCCCCACCGCCCCGACCTGCCCGGCCTGGACGGCTTCACCGGCACCGTGCTGCACGCCGCCGAGTACCGGCGGCCGGAGCCCTTCGCCGGCCGGCGGGTCGTCGTGGTGGGCACGGGGAACTCCGCGGTGCAGATCGCCGCCGAGCTCGCCGGGGTCGCCCGGGTCACGCTCGCCGGCCGCGCGCCGGTGCGCTTCGCCCCCCAGCGGATCGCCGGCCGCGACCTGCACTTCTGGCTGCGGCTCACCGGCCTGGACACCGTCCCGCTCGGCACCCTGCTGCGCGAGCCCCCGAGCCAGCCCGTCTTCGACGACGGCCGCTACCGCGCCGCGCTCGCCCAGGGGGCTCCCGACCTGCGGGCCCTCTTCACCGGCGCCGACGGGGCGGAGGTCCGGTGGGCCGACGGCGGCAGGGAGGAGGTCGACACGATCCTGCTGGCCACCGGATACCGCCCCGACCTGCCGTACCTCTCCGGCACGCCCGGCGCACTCGACCGCGCCGGGCGCCCACGACACCGGGGTGGGACCGCGCTCGCCGTGCCGGGACTGGCGTTCACCGGACTGGAGTGGCAGCGCTCCCCGTCCTCCAACTCGCTGCGCGGGGTGGGGCGGGACGCGGCCCGTGTCGCCCGCCTCCTCGCCGGGCGGCTGCGGAGCCGCTGA
- a CDS encoding LutC/YkgG family protein yields MSDGRDRVLARVRRALADVPRGERPGDVPVDRSYRRAHGERTAEETVALLAANLAEYRAVVHRTAQDGLPGLLRTLLARRGAASVLVPAGLPAHWTAAVDARRVDDLAASTARELEAVDSVVTGCAVAVAETGTLVLDGGPAQGRRRISLLPDHHVCVVRVPDQVVASVPEALERLDPRRPLTWISGPSATSDIELERVEGVHGPRTLEVVLLEVSGTPDAATHGGG; encoded by the coding sequence GTGAGTGACGGCAGGGACCGGGTGCTGGCGCGGGTGCGCCGCGCCCTGGCGGACGTGCCGCGCGGGGAGCGGCCCGGCGACGTGCCCGTGGACCGCTCCTACCGGCGGGCCCACGGGGAGCGGACCGCCGAGGAGACGGTGGCCCTGCTGGCCGCGAACCTCGCCGAGTACCGCGCGGTCGTCCACCGCACCGCGCAGGACGGCCTGCCCGGACTGCTGAGGACGCTGCTGGCCCGCCGGGGCGCGGCCTCGGTGCTGGTGCCGGCGGGGCTGCCGGCGCACTGGACGGCCGCCGTCGACGCGCGGCGGGTGGACGACCTGGCGGCGTCGACGGCGCGGGAGCTGGAGGCCGTCGACAGCGTCGTGACGGGCTGCGCGGTGGCCGTCGCGGAGACCGGCACCCTCGTCCTGGACGGCGGGCCCGCCCAGGGCAGGCGGCGGATCAGCCTCCTGCCGGACCACCACGTCTGCGTGGTCCGCGTCCCCGACCAGGTCGTCGCCTCGGTCCCGGAGGCGCTGGAGCGGCTGGACCCGCGCCGCCCGCTGACCTGGATCTCGGGGCCGTCCGCGACGAGCGACATCGAGCTGGAGCGGGTCGAGGGCGTCCACGGGCCGCGCACCCTGGAGGTCGTCCTGCTGGAGGTGTCCGGCACACCGGACGCGGCGACTCACGGGGGCGGGTGA
- a CDS encoding lactate utilization protein B, which yields MSGTQPGTPAFPEAARDAVRDGTLRGNLRHATRTIRGKRARAVAELDDWAELRAAGKAIKDRTLRHLDHYLVRLERSVTAAGGTVHWAADAAEANRIVTGLVKATGEREVVKVKSMATQEIGLNEALEAEGVRAYETDLAELIVQLGRDRPSHTLVPAIHRNRGEIRDVFAREMAAWGRPAPDGLTDRPADLAEAARLHLREKFLRAGVGISGANFMVAETGTLVVVESEGNGRMCLTLPETLISVVGIEKVVPTWRDLEVFLQLLPRSSTAERMNPYTTMWTGTADGDGPRAFHLVLLDNGRTDTLADEVGRQALRCIRCSACLNVCPVYERAGGHAYGSVYPGPIGAILSPQLRGTGSAVDASLPYASSLCGACTDVCPVAIDFPEVLIHLRERVVQGGEATRNGVRVRLRPAKGHAAERAAMRAARWALDHPAALRAGQRLVSRTRRLHPARLPGPGRAWTDARELPEVPPEPFRDWWRRTRGDAR from the coding sequence ATGAGCGGTACGCAGCCGGGCACGCCCGCCTTCCCCGAGGCCGCGCGCGACGCCGTGCGCGACGGGACCCTGCGCGGCAACCTGCGCCACGCCACCCGCACGATCCGCGGCAAGCGGGCGCGCGCGGTCGCCGAACTGGACGACTGGGCCGAGCTGCGCGCGGCCGGGAAGGCGATCAAGGACCGGACGCTGCGCCACCTCGACCACTACCTGGTGCGGTTGGAGCGGTCGGTCACGGCGGCGGGCGGAACGGTGCACTGGGCGGCCGACGCCGCCGAGGCCAACCGGATCGTGACCGGCCTGGTCAAGGCGACCGGGGAGCGCGAGGTCGTCAAGGTCAAGTCGATGGCCACCCAGGAGATCGGGCTCAACGAGGCACTGGAGGCGGAGGGCGTCCGCGCCTACGAGACCGACCTCGCCGAGCTGATCGTGCAGCTCGGCCGGGACCGCCCCTCGCACACCCTGGTCCCGGCGATCCACCGCAACCGGGGCGAGATCCGCGACGTGTTCGCGCGCGAGATGGCCGCCTGGGGACGGCCCGCCCCGGACGGGCTGACCGACCGTCCGGCCGACCTCGCCGAGGCCGCGCGCCTCCACCTGCGCGAGAAGTTCCTGCGCGCCGGGGTCGGCATCTCGGGCGCCAACTTCATGGTGGCGGAGACCGGCACGCTCGTCGTCGTCGAGTCCGAGGGCAACGGCCGCATGTGCCTGACCCTGCCCGAGACGCTGATCTCCGTCGTCGGCATCGAGAAGGTCGTGCCGACCTGGCGGGACCTGGAGGTGTTCCTCCAGCTCCTCCCCCGCTCCTCGACGGCCGAGCGGATGAACCCGTACACGACGATGTGGACCGGCACGGCCGACGGGGACGGGCCGCGCGCCTTCCACCTGGTGCTCCTCGACAACGGGCGCACCGACACCCTCGCCGACGAGGTGGGCCGCCAGGCGCTGCGCTGCATCCGCTGCTCCGCCTGCCTCAACGTGTGCCCGGTGTACGAGCGGGCCGGCGGCCACGCGTACGGCTCCGTGTACCCCGGCCCGATCGGCGCCATCCTCAGCCCGCAGCTGCGCGGCACCGGCAGCGCGGTCGACGCCTCCCTGCCGTACGCCTCCTCGCTCTGCGGGGCCTGCACCGACGTCTGCCCCGTCGCCATCGACTTCCCCGAGGTCCTCATCCACCTGCGGGAACGCGTCGTCCAGGGCGGCGAGGCGACCCGGAACGGGGTACGGGTGCGGCTGCGCCCCGCCAAGGGCCACGCGGCCGAGCGGGCGGCGATGCGCGCGGCCCGCTGGGCGCTGGACCACCCCGCCGCCCTGCGCGCCGGGCAGCGGCTGGTGTCCCGGACCCGGCGGCTGCACCCCGCGCGGCTGCCGGGTCCCGGCCGTGCCTGGACGGACGCGCGGGAGCTGCCCGAGGTGCCGCCGGAGCCGTTCCGGGACTGGTGGCGGCGGACTCGGGGAGACGCGCGGTGA
- a CDS encoding (Fe-S)-binding protein, which yields MRVALFVTCVNDTLYPRTGRAVVRLLERLGVEVGFPAEQSCCGQPQYNTGYRREAEPLVRRFDRAFAGYEYVVTPSGSCAAMVRDAYPRIGAEAAAEGRGTEAAEAAARAVPRTYELTEFLVDVLGVTDVGACFPHTVTYHPTCHGLRALGLGDRPRRLLSRVRGLQLRELDGAEECCGFGGTFAVKNPDVSAAMGADKARAVEATGAEAVCAVDNSCLAHIGGVLARRGSRVRAVHLAEILAATEEEPHG from the coding sequence ATGCGCGTGGCGCTCTTCGTCACCTGCGTCAACGACACGCTGTACCCGCGCACGGGAAGGGCCGTGGTGCGGCTGCTGGAGCGGCTGGGCGTCGAGGTCGGCTTCCCCGCGGAGCAGAGCTGCTGCGGCCAGCCGCAGTACAACACCGGCTACCGCCGGGAGGCCGAGCCCCTCGTCCGCCGCTTCGACCGGGCGTTCGCGGGATACGAGTACGTGGTCACCCCGTCCGGTTCGTGCGCGGCGATGGTGCGGGACGCCTACCCGCGCATCGGCGCCGAGGCCGCCGCCGAGGGCCGGGGCACGGAGGCGGCGGAGGCGGCGGCGCGGGCCGTGCCCCGGACGTACGAGCTGACCGAGTTCCTGGTGGACGTGCTCGGCGTCACCGACGTCGGCGCCTGCTTCCCGCACACGGTCACCTACCACCCCACCTGCCACGGCCTGCGCGCGCTCGGCCTCGGCGACCGCCCGCGCCGCCTGCTGTCCCGGGTGCGCGGCCTTCAGCTGCGGGAGCTGGACGGAGCGGAGGAGTGCTGCGGCTTCGGCGGGACGTTCGCCGTCAAGAACCCGGACGTCTCCGCGGCGATGGGCGCCGACAAGGCGCGGGCCGTCGAGGCGACCGGCGCCGAGGCGGTGTGCGCCGTCGACAACTCGTGCCTGGCGCACATCGGCGGCGTCCTCGCCCGGCGCGGCTCGCGGGTCCGGGCCGTGCACCTCGCCGAGATCCTGGCCGCCACGGAGGAGGAGCCCCACGGATGA